Proteins encoded by one window of Acidobacteriota bacterium:
- a CDS encoding tetratricopeptide repeat protein has protein sequence MSVKVVLGLLLVTALTAGCTGQSDPPTEATPPAGPTESAVSIGIDHPSLDGLDADVAERITLARRNAETEDSAASYGQLGMVYQVHDFPLAARASYLRAVEMDSAAADWHYYLGLLARRAGEHDEARQHFDRVLEQEPADLPSIVWNAEMSLTDNEYDNAESGFRRVLELQSDSAAALFGLGRVALAREDNELAIGYLLDGLALAPDANAIHYPLALAYRGQGDVERANEHLEARGDVVPQPPDPRRGALQQLTEGTRVHGLRGTLLFKEGRVEDAKAEFEAAVEVTPEDPLPHNNLGRTLIETGDIEGARKAFEKAIEISPRDPIANYNLGTLLAQLGDDNAAIEHHRIVVSERPEMFDAHFNLANALRRTGQHAAAVPHYRVVIEGDPGRAAARLAEAYTLIRLQRDAEARGRLEEAYEAIPDNLEICNALARVLAGASDPAVRDPRQAMALAQKLLVEQLHVEYATTLAMVAASIGRFQEAAALQQQVITQVRAGGLDGLLPELEANLQRYRSGQPATAPWSMDHPLLSPS, from the coding sequence GTGAGCGTGAAAGTCGTTCTTGGGCTCTTGCTCGTGACGGCGTTGACGGCAGGTTGCACCGGCCAGAGCGATCCCCCGACCGAGGCTACGCCTCCGGCCGGACCCACCGAATCCGCCGTGTCGATCGGTATCGATCATCCTTCGCTCGACGGACTGGACGCCGATGTCGCCGAGCGGATCACCCTCGCTCGCCGAAACGCCGAGACCGAAGATTCGGCTGCCAGTTACGGGCAACTTGGAATGGTCTATCAGGTCCATGACTTTCCGCTGGCCGCCCGCGCGTCTTACCTGCGGGCTGTCGAGATGGATTCGGCGGCAGCGGATTGGCACTATTACCTGGGATTGCTGGCGCGCCGGGCAGGGGAGCACGACGAAGCTCGCCAACACTTCGACCGCGTCCTGGAACAGGAACCCGCCGACCTCCCGTCGATCGTCTGGAACGCCGAGATGTCACTGACGGACAACGAATACGACAATGCGGAGAGTGGATTTCGTCGAGTCCTCGAACTGCAGTCCGATTCCGCGGCGGCCCTATTCGGGTTGGGTCGAGTTGCGCTGGCCCGTGAAGATAACGAACTGGCGATCGGGTACCTGCTGGATGGACTCGCCCTCGCTCCCGACGCGAATGCGATCCACTACCCGCTGGCGCTGGCCTATCGTGGCCAGGGCGATGTCGAACGGGCCAACGAACACCTGGAGGCGCGAGGCGATGTCGTCCCTCAGCCTCCGGACCCCAGGCGCGGGGCGTTGCAGCAACTGACAGAAGGTACCCGCGTTCACGGGTTGCGCGGCACGCTGTTGTTCAAGGAAGGTCGAGTCGAGGACGCCAAGGCGGAGTTCGAGGCCGCGGTCGAAGTGACCCCCGAAGATCCGCTGCCCCACAACAATCTCGGCCGCACGTTGATCGAGACCGGAGATATCGAAGGCGCGAGAAAGGCCTTCGAGAAGGCGATCGAGATTTCACCCAGGGATCCCATCGCGAACTACAATCTGGGAACGCTGTTGGCGCAGCTGGGGGACGACAACGCCGCCATCGAGCACCACCGGATTGTCGTCTCGGAACGTCCGGAGATGTTCGATGCCCACTTCAACCTGGCAAACGCGCTGCGTCGCACCGGCCAGCATGCGGCTGCAGTCCCGCACTATCGTGTGGTGATCGAGGGAGACCCCGGTCGAGCGGCCGCACGTCTGGCGGAAGCCTATACGCTGATCCGACTTCAGCGGGATGCGGAGGCGAGGGGTCGACTTGAGGAGGCCTACGAGGCGATTCCGGACAACCTCGAGATCTGTAATGCGTTGGCCAGAGTTCTTGCCGGTGCGTCGGATCCTGCGGTCAGGGATCCGAGACAGGCGATGGCTCTCGCGCAGAAGCTGCTGGTCGAGCAGCTGCACGTCGAGTACGCCACGACCCTGGCAATGGTGGCCGCCAGCATCGGTCGGTTCCAGGAGGCGGCGGCGTTACAACAGCAGGTGATCACCCAGGTGAGGGCCGGTGGGCTCGATGGGTTGCTTCCGGAACTGGAAGCCAACCTCCAGCGCTATCGCAGTGGTCAGCCCGCCACCGCACCGTGGTCGATGGACCACCCTCTGCTCTCGCCGTCCTAG
- a CDS encoding paraquat-inducible protein A, whose translation MSKRNWFALALIVVSFGLLYPGLTDDLITISVSFGGLQLMNETRSILGTVRSLHESGNDIVAGMIFFFGVMVPFIKAGILFIVLAMRQSRMRYRLFGFVKAISKWAMSDVFTVGVLVAFLSAKATEAMDAKIERGFYFFAAYCVLSILALQFMKLPPDPDSEAPSN comes from the coding sequence TTGAGCAAGAGAAACTGGTTCGCCCTGGCGCTGATCGTCGTTTCATTTGGACTGCTCTACCCCGGCCTGACCGACGACCTGATCACCATCAGCGTCTCGTTCGGCGGTCTGCAGCTGATGAACGAGACCCGTAGCATCCTGGGGACCGTCCGATCGCTCCACGAGTCCGGCAACGACATCGTCGCCGGCATGATCTTCTTTTTCGGCGTGATGGTGCCCTTCATCAAGGCCGGGATCTTGTTCATCGTTCTGGCGATGCGTCAGAGTCGGATGCGTTACCGACTGTTCGGATTCGTCAAGGCGATCAGCAAGTGGGCGATGTCCGACGTCTTCACCGTCGGGGTGTTGGTCGCATTCCTGTCGGCCAAGGCCACCGAGGCGATGGATGCGAAGATCGAACGGGGCTTCTACTTCTTCGCCGCCTACTGCGTGCTCTCGATCTTGGCGCTGCAGTTCATGAAACTGCCGCCGGATCCGGACTCCGAAGCCCCGTCCAACTAG
- a CDS encoding ASPIC/UnbV domain-containing protein, which yields MTRPLDRNARLPQLREMDEEAGEFWVENPFTMPKEGLNISAYERNRLFLNTDGSDFVDASFASRADIDSDSRAVIGADFSGDGAPDLLVSSVGGGPLRLFENRFPSRARAQIELVGTKSNRMAIGARLTFEVGGQRIVRDRFPHNPGMGQGPVETVVGLGDVGKIDTLTVRWPNGETQHFKDVPVGPQVTIVEGEAGFKTAQ from the coding sequence GTGACACGGCCCCTGGATCGGAACGCGAGACTGCCGCAACTTCGTGAGATGGACGAGGAGGCCGGCGAGTTCTGGGTCGAGAATCCGTTCACGATGCCGAAGGAAGGCCTGAACATCAGCGCCTACGAGCGCAATCGCCTTTTCCTCAACACCGACGGTAGCGACTTCGTCGACGCGTCGTTCGCCAGTCGGGCGGACATCGACTCGGACTCCCGCGCAGTGATCGGCGCGGACTTCAGCGGGGACGGCGCGCCGGACCTGCTGGTTTCGTCGGTCGGTGGCGGGCCGCTGCGGCTGTTCGAAAATCGCTTCCCGTCACGGGCCCGGGCACAGATCGAACTGGTGGGAACCAAGAGCAACCGCATGGCGATCGGTGCCCGCCTGACCTTCGAGGTCGGTGGACAGCGGATCGTCCGGGATCGGTTCCCGCACAACCCCGGCATGGGACAGGGGCCGGTCGAGACCGTGGTCGGCCTCGGCGATGTCGGGAAGATCGACACGTTGACCGTCCGTTGGCCCAATGGCGAAACGCAGCACTTCAAGGACGTCCCCGTGGGGCCGCAGGTGACGATCGTCGAGGGCGAGGCCGGATTCAAGACGGCGCAGTGA
- a CDS encoding VCBS repeat-containing protein, translating into MFGTQEIRAGRLVAIGAIVLAACVQAAPAQQAPQLSDVELDAKKQLVIWDAEHVAFKIEKHFGVGLFDALADDSKPVTALARPGFKGHLLSGDSTEKRVSQISSRSRSVDEGAKPKEANAAAVFGHMTELYKRLGFVDRYRLRVLKLRQIGDAPQRWDAALLFSVAGRDAAGRPIEIDVHYAAEFRVETPEEITTTAAVLSKLSVTAETIRQGDRMLFEEVTARRGLSRLGLIDNWKLPSEKVREFRFQIAVEDFNGDGWLDIAVGSLDGTPYLLRSQDGKKFENVATQLGLKKGLRAPRPILKHTLAGWIDYDNDADPDLLLGSRLYRNDDGKRFVDVTATSGLRISRVPLGTVVFDYDLDGLLDIYIVYLKDDMRRSRMPNRPWVGDVESGGQNALWRNLGDGRFKDVTRETHAGGGPQQSFAAAALFFNDDIYPDLYIANDFGTNVLLIGSADGTFRDATGETGIGDYSTSMGVFAGHLNHDDKPEIYVANMYSKMGRRIISFVGPDDYPEGVYPQIRGSCAGNRLYAVQSDGSFAERGDDAGVSHVGWAYAPTMVDVDGDGLNDLYATTGFMSADRDEPDG; encoded by the coding sequence ATGTTCGGTACCCAGGAAATAAGGGCGGGACGACTCGTCGCCATCGGCGCGATAGTCCTGGCTGCGTGCGTTCAGGCGGCCCCTGCCCAGCAGGCGCCCCAGCTTTCCGATGTCGAGTTGGATGCGAAGAAACAGCTGGTCATCTGGGACGCGGAGCACGTCGCGTTCAAGATCGAGAAACACTTCGGCGTCGGGCTATTTGACGCCCTGGCCGACGACTCTAAGCCCGTCACCGCTCTGGCCCGCCCGGGATTCAAGGGACACCTATTGTCCGGTGACTCCACGGAGAAACGCGTCTCACAGATCTCCTCCAGGTCGCGTTCGGTCGACGAGGGTGCGAAACCGAAGGAAGCGAACGCCGCTGCGGTCTTTGGCCACATGACCGAGCTGTACAAACGTCTCGGCTTCGTGGATCGATACCGACTCCGCGTGCTGAAGCTCCGTCAGATCGGAGACGCGCCCCAACGCTGGGACGCGGCCCTGCTGTTCTCCGTTGCCGGCCGGGATGCCGCGGGTCGCCCGATCGAGATCGACGTTCACTATGCGGCCGAGTTCCGGGTCGAGACACCGGAGGAGATCACGACAACCGCGGCGGTCCTCTCGAAATTGTCGGTGACGGCAGAGACGATTCGCCAGGGCGATCGGATGCTGTTCGAGGAGGTCACCGCACGTCGCGGTCTCTCGCGGTTAGGACTGATCGACAACTGGAAGCTGCCATCGGAAAAGGTGCGAGAGTTCCGCTTTCAGATCGCCGTCGAGGATTTCAACGGCGACGGCTGGCTGGACATTGCCGTCGGCTCGCTGGACGGCACGCCCTATCTTCTGCGCTCGCAGGACGGCAAGAAGTTCGAGAACGTCGCGACGCAGCTTGGATTGAAGAAGGGGCTACGCGCACCCAGGCCGATCCTGAAGCACACCCTCGCCGGCTGGATCGACTACGACAACGATGCCGATCCCGATCTGCTGCTGGGCAGTCGTCTCTACCGCAATGATGACGGCAAACGGTTCGTGGATGTGACCGCGACGTCGGGACTTCGGATCTCCCGCGTTCCGCTGGGCACGGTGGTCTTCGACTACGACCTGGATGGGTTGCTGGACATCTATATCGTGTACCTGAAGGACGACATGCGTCGCTCCCGCATGCCAAACCGACCGTGGGTCGGCGACGTCGAGTCCGGCGGTCAGAACGCCCTCTGGCGCAACCTCGGCGATGGCCGCTTCAAGGATGTGACGCGAGAGACCCATGCCGGTGGCGGCCCCCAACAGTCGTTTGCGGCTGCCGCGCTTTTCTTTAATGACGATATCTACCCCGACCTCTACATCGCCAACGACTTCGGCACCAACGTCCTGCTGATCGGCAGCGCCGACGGGACGTTCCGCGATGCCACCGGCGAGACAGGAATCGGCGACTACTCGACCAGCATGGGAGTCTTCGCCGGCCACCTGAATCACGACGACAAGCCCGAGATCTACGTGGCAAACATGTACTCCAAGATGGGGCGACGGATCATCTCGTTTGTCGGACCCGACGACTACCCGGAAGGGGTCTACCCACAGATTCGCGGATCGTGCGCGGGCAACCGTCTCTATGCGGTCCAGAGCGACGGCAGCTTCGCCGAACGAGGCGACGATGCCGGTGTCAGTCATGTCGGCTGGGCCTACGCCCCGACGATGGTCGACGTCGATGGAGACGGTCTCAACGATCTCTACGCCACGACGGGATTCATGAGCGCCGATCGCGATGAACCCGACGGCTGA